A single Stutzerimonas stutzeri DNA region contains:
- a CDS encoding DUF1090 domain-containing protein: protein MRFILSMFCLMLTAGLAQAQGCAEKEAEVRRKLQQAQEQGHDGRIRGLETALKSLQASCTEAGLQAERQDAIDEARREVVEREADLREAQADGSPEKIEKRQRKLSEAQEQLQDAQAR, encoded by the coding sequence ATGCGTTTCATACTCTCGATGTTCTGTTTGATGCTCACCGCTGGCCTGGCACAGGCGCAGGGTTGCGCCGAAAAGGAGGCGGAGGTGCGTCGTAAATTGCAGCAAGCGCAGGAACAGGGACACGACGGGCGCATCCGGGGTCTTGAAACCGCGCTGAAGTCGCTCCAGGCGAGCTGCACCGAGGCAGGACTACAGGCCGAAAGGCAAGACGCCATTGACGAAGCACGGCGCGAGGTGGTCGAACGCGAGGCCGATCTGCGCGAAGCGCAGGCGGATGGCTCGCCGGAAAAGATCGAGAAACGCCAACGCAAGCTGTCCGAGGCGCAAGAGCAATTGCAGGACGCACAGGCCCGCTGA